From a region of the Sandaracinaceae bacterium genome:
- a CDS encoding molybdenum cofactor biosynthesis protein MoaE, with product MTDQEITVRYFAGARELAGVPEEHLALGTIGTHAELRAALGARHPGLAPLLGCMRLAVNDAFVDASYQPRAGDVVDVLPPVAGGSLPLAEIRTTPLSMDEVYAAVAHPSAGGVTLFVGVVRDTADGRPVARLDYEHHPALAIAELRAVLREVMDELASEGVRLAATHRIGELAVGDLAVVVGASAPHRDAAFRGCRLAIDRIKERVPIWKKEWEPGGAAHWVNLDDHG from the coding sequence GTGACGGATCAAGAGATCACGGTTCGGTACTTTGCCGGCGCGCGCGAGCTGGCGGGCGTCCCCGAAGAGCACCTCGCGCTCGGCACCATCGGCACCCACGCGGAGCTGCGCGCGGCCCTCGGGGCGCGGCACCCGGGGCTCGCCCCGCTGCTGGGCTGCATGCGCCTGGCCGTGAACGACGCCTTCGTGGACGCCTCGTATCAGCCCCGCGCGGGCGACGTGGTGGACGTGCTGCCGCCCGTGGCCGGGGGCTCGCTGCCGCTGGCCGAGATCCGCACCACGCCGCTGTCCATGGACGAGGTCTATGCCGCCGTGGCACATCCGTCGGCGGGGGGCGTCACGCTCTTCGTGGGTGTGGTCCGCGACACGGCCGACGGGCGCCCGGTGGCGCGCCTCGACTACGAGCACCACCCGGCTCTCGCCATCGCCGAGCTACGCGCCGTGCTGCGCGAGGTCATGGACGAGCTGGCCAGCGAAGGGGTCCGGCTGGCCGCTACCCACCGCATCGGGGAGCTCGCCGTGGGTGACCTAGCCGTGGTGGTGGGCGCCTCGGCCCCGCACCGGGACGCGGCGTTTCGCGGCTGCCGGCTGGCCATCGACCGCATCAAGGAGCGGGTGCCCATCTGGAAGAAGGAGTGGGAGCCCGGCGGCGCCGCCCACTGGGTGAACCTCGACGACCACGGTTGA